A section of the Pseudovibrio sp. M1P-2-3 genome encodes:
- a CDS encoding IucA/IucC family protein: MNAPTLKCEQGEISPDTRAAHATATAFLNAYLREWEGWTLLTQPSARASGSRVPMARMPLTSNNGALLIAMPFKGHFRYQIQLPFIREFEDGKREEIELFEAIALLVKNNRTEGQSGSLELKLLERILNSQQNMAEAFARDNTHSSASLWNFQEAETALLSGHPTHPNPRSKDGMNLEESKLYSPEQNGQFALFWVLADKTILSGKTADERGLSSYLQQMVSADSTLPPLLRDECPQGFVPVPWHPLQARDILKHPAVCKYIAEGKLIPVGVAGKTFTPTGSTRGVHGWHAPYMLKFSLGVRLTNSMRFLSRKEVERGIQICQLMKSPVGEAIHNSEKTLTILEEPAYLALQDQAGDLLEESLIVLRSNPFQDSAEAGPLMLASLCEERLNSLSPLGEVITERAQKTGQTSAQVAAHWLTDFLKVAIAPVLRIRARHGLLFGSHQQNMMVSLANGLPVKCWIRDCQGTGHLTSHHDELAKHLPNIGIDSNNIASPQLGNALLCYYVIVNNLMNIISTLAIDGHLEEQNSYCLLHTFLKEEHAACDTDPTFYEMLLNAQTLCSKANFKTSFSGVNEASGGTDGQLASFIEIPNPLVKIDQYEPAT; the protein is encoded by the coding sequence ATGAATGCACCAACGCTAAAGTGCGAGCAGGGCGAAATCTCTCCCGACACCCGCGCGGCCCACGCAACAGCCACAGCATTTCTCAATGCCTACCTACGGGAATGGGAGGGCTGGACACTTTTAACACAGCCAAGCGCACGCGCCTCCGGCTCTCGTGTGCCGATGGCAAGGATGCCTCTTACAAGCAACAACGGCGCCTTACTCATCGCGATGCCTTTTAAAGGGCATTTTCGCTATCAAATCCAATTGCCATTTATCCGCGAGTTTGAAGATGGGAAAAGGGAGGAGATCGAGCTGTTTGAGGCCATTGCCCTGCTGGTCAAGAACAACAGGACAGAGGGACAAAGTGGCTCTCTTGAGCTGAAATTGCTGGAGCGTATTCTCAACAGCCAGCAGAATATGGCAGAAGCTTTTGCAAGAGATAACACTCACAGCTCAGCCAGCCTCTGGAATTTTCAGGAGGCGGAGACAGCTTTACTTTCCGGCCACCCAACACACCCGAACCCGCGCAGTAAAGACGGCATGAATCTGGAAGAATCCAAGCTGTATTCTCCAGAACAAAATGGGCAATTTGCTCTGTTTTGGGTACTTGCAGATAAAACCATACTGAGCGGAAAAACGGCAGATGAGAGGGGCTTGTCCTCTTACCTCCAGCAGATGGTCTCAGCTGATAGCACCCTGCCGCCCCTGTTGCGTGATGAGTGTCCTCAAGGGTTTGTTCCCGTACCTTGGCACCCTTTGCAAGCACGAGACATTTTAAAACATCCCGCGGTTTGCAAGTACATTGCCGAGGGGAAGCTCATTCCGGTGGGTGTGGCTGGAAAAACGTTCACCCCAACAGGCTCCACACGGGGCGTTCACGGCTGGCATGCCCCTTACATGCTCAAGTTCTCCCTCGGCGTTCGGCTAACCAACTCCATGCGTTTCCTGAGCCGCAAAGAGGTGGAACGAGGCATTCAGATTTGCCAGCTTATGAAAAGTCCGGTTGGCGAGGCTATTCATAACAGTGAAAAGACCCTCACCATACTCGAGGAACCGGCATATCTGGCCCTGCAAGACCAAGCGGGAGACTTGCTGGAGGAAAGCCTTATCGTGCTTCGCTCCAATCCGTTTCAAGATTCTGCCGAGGCCGGCCCGCTCATGTTGGCAAGCCTGTGCGAGGAGCGGCTGAACAGCCTCAGCCCCCTTGGAGAAGTGATTACCGAGCGAGCACAAAAGACCGGACAAACAAGCGCCCAAGTTGCCGCGCATTGGCTGACGGACTTTTTGAAAGTCGCAATCGCCCCTGTACTACGCATCCGTGCCCGTCACGGCTTGCTCTTTGGCTCACACCAGCAAAACATGATGGTGTCCTTGGCAAACGGTCTTCCTGTCAAATGCTGGATCAGGGACTGTCAGGGAACAGGGCACCTGACCAGCCACCACGACGAGCTGGCAAAACACCTGCCGAATATCGGCATAGACAGCAACAACATCGCAAGCCCGCAGCTGGGCAACGCGCTTTTGTGCTACTACGTCATCGTCAATAATCTGATGAACATTATCAGTACATTAGCGATTGACGGGCATCTGGAAGAGCAAAACTCTTATTGCCTGTTGCACACATTTTTAAAAGAAGAACATGCAGCATGCGACACCGACCCCACCTTCTATGAAATGCTGCTTAACGCGCAGACCCTGTGCAGCAAAGCGAACTTTAAAACCAGCTTCAGTGGGGTAAACGAGGCCTCCGGCGGAACAGACGGCCAGCTTGCCTCCTTTATTGAAATTCCCAATCCTCTCGTGAAAATAGATCAATATGAACCAGCCACTTAA
- a CDS encoding GNAT family N-acetyltransferase encodes MNQPLNHSLHTFSPLEAYKVFPASAAPLTVSISQNNVSSADLICNGERVAQAVLSSEPAQKLTLTFAGGAPCEAQRAAVVAQLSHQFSLNPQLEKICIELLEASFPLRDLPFLYTAGNELFVERSGFYQTPLMWLGHQPASRNSVGLMAGPDGRDHPRRPPHPQGLFYERYDRESDLTVSFRSVDLEKDLDLFHRWMNDRRVAYFWELDESKDKLRSYLEAFANRPHTYPLISCINGEDAGYFETYWVREDRLGPYYDSQIWDRGWHGLIGERSHLGRAKTSATLRSLLHYLFLDCPMTEQVMGEPRADNTKLLSYASTLGYKKLKEFDFPHKRSALMECTRDRFFSKVAL; translated from the coding sequence ATGAACCAGCCACTTAATCATAGCCTGCACACTTTTTCACCGCTGGAAGCGTACAAGGTATTTCCTGCCAGCGCTGCACCACTCACGGTTTCAATAAGCCAGAACAATGTTTCATCTGCAGATCTGATCTGTAATGGAGAGCGGGTTGCCCAAGCAGTTCTCAGCTCAGAGCCTGCGCAGAAGCTGACCTTGACATTTGCAGGTGGAGCACCGTGCGAAGCCCAGCGGGCAGCAGTGGTGGCACAGTTATCACATCAGTTCTCACTGAACCCGCAGCTGGAAAAAATTTGTATTGAACTCCTTGAAGCCAGTTTCCCACTACGGGATCTTCCGTTTTTATACACTGCTGGGAATGAACTGTTTGTTGAGCGAAGCGGGTTTTATCAAACACCGCTCATGTGGCTTGGGCACCAACCTGCCTCGAGAAATTCCGTTGGCCTGATGGCCGGTCCTGACGGGCGTGACCACCCAAGGCGTCCTCCCCATCCTCAAGGTCTCTTCTATGAGCGCTACGATAGGGAATCAGATCTCACAGTTTCCTTCCGCAGTGTGGACCTTGAAAAAGATCTGGACCTGTTTCACCGCTGGATGAACGATCGCCGGGTTGCATATTTCTGGGAACTGGATGAATCAAAGGACAAGCTGCGGTCCTATCTGGAAGCTTTTGCAAACCGGCCACATACCTACCCGCTCATCAGCTGTATTAACGGAGAGGATGCGGGTTACTTTGAAACCTACTGGGTGAGAGAAGATAGGCTTGGCCCCTACTACGACTCCCAGATTTGGGACCGTGGGTGGCACGGTTTGATTGGCGAGCGTTCGCATCTGGGCAGAGCCAAAACCAGCGCAACTTTACGCAGTCTTCTGCATTACCTGTTTCTAGATTGCCCGATGACTGAACAGGTTATGGGGGAACCAAGAGCGGACAACACCAAGCTGCTGAGCTACGCAAGTACACTTGGCTATAAAAAGCTAAAGGAATTCGACTTCCCCCATAAACGATCCGCCTTGATGGAGTGCACCCGAGACCGCTTTTTCTCCAAGGTGGCACTATGA
- a CDS encoding IucA/IucC family protein — protein MSDSEKMTASELEWGKICRASLAKLISELSFEEVLKPVTKPEEDGAYHLLLSSGISYSFSAKVGIWGNLVVNGDSIRRTPDNDEPACPQQFTIDARTEMGMSAATEATFLRELANTLRQDLVLLQRTKESAGEDILPLPAHERQSLLAGHPKAVANKGRLGWSIPDLEQYAPEYHRSFKLLWIAAKRGSCKISESLDSNETDTLTQSLGSAEFNRLHTVLHEQGLGLESHVLIPVHPWQWDHVIQQSHLVDIQRGNLIMLGEFGDSYVSGPSLRTLVNIDRPGSPDIKVALTILNTSAYRGIPGKYIAKGGKLSLWLHDTVQADSFLKDKVLILQEQRGVWFEHSIYAQAPHAPYQHHESLGVIWRENVAKHLAEGQQACLYAELLHEDTKGIPLAVYHAQKSGLSIEDWLTQLFKVTAAPLYHFLAKYGVGFIAHGQNITVTMQNHVPVGIAIKDLQGDCAVVDQVFPEHSSLSQDLRDNLPQKPAHYIIHDIQTAHFASLLRFFSAGLNRAGIIDEETFYAVLGSVLQQYMAEHEALAERFALFDLFTPTMAKVCINKVRFAVGYEDNAERPLPALGTDLHNPIYLTNKVLV, from the coding sequence ATGAGCGACTCAGAAAAAATGACTGCAAGTGAACTGGAATGGGGCAAGATTTGCCGCGCTAGCCTTGCCAAGCTCATAAGTGAACTGAGCTTTGAAGAGGTTTTAAAGCCTGTGACCAAGCCTGAGGAAGATGGTGCTTATCATCTTCTTTTATCCTCCGGCATCTCCTACAGCTTTTCCGCGAAAGTTGGTATCTGGGGGAACCTTGTCGTTAATGGCGACAGCATCAGGCGAACCCCTGACAACGATGAGCCAGCTTGTCCGCAACAATTTACCATTGATGCCCGCACTGAAATGGGTATGAGTGCTGCGACCGAGGCGACATTTCTACGTGAGTTGGCAAACACCTTGCGGCAAGATCTTGTTCTGCTTCAGCGCACAAAAGAAAGTGCCGGGGAGGATATTCTCCCTCTGCCTGCCCATGAGCGCCAATCCCTGTTGGCGGGCCACCCCAAGGCTGTTGCCAACAAAGGACGTCTAGGCTGGAGTATTCCCGATCTGGAGCAGTATGCACCTGAATATCACCGGTCTTTCAAGCTGCTTTGGATAGCCGCAAAACGTGGTAGCTGCAAAATCAGCGAGAGTTTGGACAGCAACGAGACAGACACCCTTACCCAAAGTCTGGGGAGTGCCGAGTTCAACAGACTGCACACAGTCCTACACGAGCAAGGTCTGGGTCTGGAATCTCATGTGCTCATTCCTGTCCACCCGTGGCAATGGGATCACGTGATTCAGCAGAGCCACCTTGTCGATATCCAGCGGGGAAACCTTATCATGCTGGGTGAGTTCGGAGATAGTTACGTCTCTGGTCCCAGCCTTCGCACTCTTGTCAATATTGACCGCCCCGGGTCTCCGGATATCAAAGTCGCCCTGACAATTCTCAATACCTCCGCTTACCGAGGTATTCCGGGAAAGTATATTGCAAAGGGCGGAAAGCTCTCCCTGTGGCTCCATGATACCGTTCAAGCTGACAGCTTCTTGAAAGACAAAGTCCTCATTCTTCAAGAACAAAGGGGCGTTTGGTTTGAACACTCCATTTATGCCCAAGCACCTCATGCTCCCTATCAGCACCATGAAAGTCTGGGCGTTATCTGGCGGGAGAATGTGGCAAAGCACTTAGCAGAAGGACAGCAGGCCTGCCTTTACGCAGAGCTGCTTCATGAAGACACCAAGGGTATTCCCCTCGCGGTTTACCACGCCCAGAAATCCGGCTTGTCTATTGAGGACTGGCTCACGCAGCTTTTTAAAGTCACGGCTGCTCCTCTCTACCATTTTCTGGCGAAATATGGTGTTGGCTTCATAGCCCACGGCCAGAACATCACGGTGACAATGCAAAACCACGTGCCGGTTGGTATCGCTATCAAGGACTTGCAGGGAGATTGTGCTGTTGTGGATCAAGTGTTTCCCGAGCACTCAAGCCTTTCTCAGGACCTGCGCGACAACCTGCCTCAAAAACCCGCACATTACATAATCCACGACATCCAAACCGCCCACTTCGCTTCACTGCTGCGGTTTTTCTCCGCTGGGCTGAACAGGGCAGGTATTATTGACGAGGAAACCTTCTACGCGGTTTTAGGAAGTGTTCTCCAACAATATATGGCCGAACACGAAGCCTTGGCAGAACGCTTCGCACTCTTTGACCTGTTCACCCCCACAATGGCAAAAGTATGCATCAACAAAGTACGGTTTGCAGTTGGATACGAAGACAACGCCGAGCGCCCTCTTCCCGCCCTTGGAACAGACCTGCACAACCCGATCTACCTAACAAATAAAGTTCTGGTGTAA
- a CDS encoding PAAR domain-containing protein gives MPAAYRKGDIAAGHGCFPPSPSTAGSPDTFINSLAVVRVGDGIAAHGCSDCSSHGRAMAAGSGTVFVNGIAVCRVGDAVDCGGTAAAGSGNVDIGG, from the coding sequence ATGCCTGCCGCCTATAGAAAAGGGGATATTGCCGCTGGCCATGGGTGTTTCCCGCCCTCGCCATCAACTGCGGGAAGTCCCGACACCTTTATAAATAGTCTCGCAGTTGTACGCGTAGGCGATGGGATAGCCGCACACGGATGTTCTGACTGCTCATCTCATGGCCGTGCAATGGCAGCCGGCTCAGGCACTGTTTTCGTTAACGGTATTGCTGTTTGCCGGGTAGGCGATGCTGTAGACTGTGGCGGGACAGCTGCAGCAGGTTCAGGGAATGTAGACATTGGTGGTTAG
- a CDS encoding IS3 family transposase (programmed frameshift), with the protein MGIKRPKPEEIVVKLRQVEVLMGQGMARLDAIRQIGVTEQTYYRWKKKYGGMGTEQLKELKRLQKENERLRRAVSDLTLDKLILTEAAKGKLLSPARRRACINHIRSQVKVSERRVCRVLGQHRSTQRRFPKGRADEDQLVADMIELARQYGRYGYRRIAALLREAGWQVNDKRVERLWRREGLKVPMKQPKQGRLWLNDGSCIRLRPQYRNHVWSYDFVHHRTDDGRAFRTLNILDEYTRECLAIRVKRKLNASEVIDALTDLFILRGIPAYIRSDNGPEFVAEAVQKWIKSVGAQTAYIEPGSPWENGYCESFNGRMRDELLNGEIFYSLHEAQIIIERWRKHYNTKRPHSALGYRPPVPEVIIPIDQRPTMH; encoded by the exons ATGGGAATCAAGAGACCCAAACCAGAAGAGATTGTCGTTAAACTGCGGCAAGTTGAAGTCCTGATGGGGCAAGGAATGGCGCGCTTGGATGCGATCCGCCAGATCGGCGTTACCGAGCAAACCTATTACCGTTGGAAGAAGAAGTATGGCGGAATGGGTACGGAGCAACTCAAGGAACTGAAGCGGCTGCAGAAAGAAAATGAACGTTTGCGCCGTGCGGTCTCTGATCTGACATTGGACAAGCTGATCCTTACGGAGGCTGCAA AAGGGAAACTTCTGAGCCCTGCTCGTCGCAGAGCCTGCATTAACCATATACGCAGTCAGGTGAAGGTTTCCGAGCGGCGTGTTTGTCGTGTTCTTGGCCAGCATCGCTCCACACAGCGTCGCTTCCCCAAAGGGCGAGCGGATGAAGATCAGCTGGTTGCAGATATGATTGAGCTGGCACGCCAATATGGCCGTTACGGTTACCGTCGCATTGCCGCTTTGCTCCGAGAGGCTGGATGGCAAGTGAACGATAAACGTGTTGAACGTCTGTGGCGACGAGAGGGGCTGAAAGTTCCCATGAAGCAACCGAAACAGGGGCGGCTCTGGCTCAATGATGGGTCTTGCATACGTCTCCGGCCACAGTATCGCAATCACGTGTGGTCCTATGACTTTGTCCATCATCGCACTGATGATGGCAGGGCATTCAGAACGTTGAATATTTTGGATGAGTATACGCGTGAATGCCTTGCTATTCGGGTGAAGCGAAAGCTGAATGCGAGCGAAGTCATCGATGCGCTGACGGACCTGTTTATCCTGCGCGGCATACCTGCCTATATTCGTTCAGATAACGGCCCGGAGTTCGTGGCGGAGGCGGTTCAAAAGTGGATCAAATCCGTCGGAGCCCAAACAGCCTACATTGAGCCAGGATCGCCTTGGGAAAACGGATATTGCGAAAGTTTCAATGGGCGAATGCGTGATGAATTATTGAATGGAGAAATCTTCTACTCGCTACATGAAGCTCAAATAATCATAGAACGCTGGAGGAAACACTACAATACCAAACGACCGCATAGTGCTCTGGGCTACCGCCCTCCAGTTCCGGAAGTCATTATTCCGATAGACCAAAGGCCAACCATGCACTAA
- a CDS encoding IS630 family transposase (programmed frameshift), producing MGRPLSLDLRLRFKRLILSGMSGREAARRLLISPASGSRLARKVREGQSLIPVRTGRPKGGGKLEPYLSFLRELVNQDGDITLMELCDALFMAEGVRVHHTSVSKALRRLGYTYKKSLVATERGKLHVQNARDEWRHTRQPIMRDLPERLVFLDETSVKTNLTRLRGRAFKGERALDTAPFGRWQNQTFIAGLTHEGLIAPWVLDGAMNGKAFTTYITTQLAPCLHPKTVVILDNLSTHKVPEAARALRQSGCWFLFLPPYSPDLNPIEMAFSKLKAHLRRMKARTFETLIKALGDICDLFTPQECWNYFKAAGYVSV from the exons ATGGGCCGGCCACTTTCACTTGATTTACGCCTTCGCTTTAAAAGGCTCATTTTATCCGGGATGAGCGGGCGTGAAGCAGCACGCCGCCTGCTGATCTCTCCAGCATCAGGATCTCGCTTGGCCCGTAAAGTTCGGGAGGGGCAGAGTTTAATCCCGGTCAGGACAGGGCGCCCAAAGGGAGGCGGAAAATTGGAGCCCTACCTCTCCTTCTTGCGCGAGCTGGTCAATCAAGACGGAGATATCACGTTGATGGAGTTATGTGATGCACTTTTCATGGCTGAGGGAGTGAGGGTTCACCATACTTCCGTCTCCAAGGCTTTGCGCCGTCTTGGCTACACCTAT AAAAAATCGTTGGTGGCAACCGAGCGTGGCAAACTCCATGTACAAAATGCCAGAGATGAATGGCGCCACACCCGTCAGCCTATAATGCGTGATCTGCCTGAGAGACTGGTGTTTCTCGATGAAACCAGTGTTAAAACGAATTTAACCCGGCTGCGAGGCCGAGCCTTTAAAGGGGAACGAGCCCTTGACACAGCGCCGTTTGGACGCTGGCAGAACCAGACCTTTATCGCCGGTTTGACCCACGAGGGACTCATTGCGCCCTGGGTTCTGGACGGGGCCATGAATGGCAAGGCATTCACCACTTATATCACGACACAACTGGCTCCATGCTTGCACCCTAAAACGGTGGTCATTCTGGATAACCTGTCCACACACAAAGTTCCAGAAGCCGCAAGGGCCCTCAGACAAAGCGGGTGTTGGTTCCTTTTTCTGCCGCCCTATTCTCCTGATCTCAATCCTATCGAAATGGCGTTTTCCAAGCTCAAAGCACACCTACGCAGAATGAAAGCCAGAACCTTTGAGACCTTGATAAAGGCTCTGGGTGACATATGCGATCTGTTCACACCCCAAGAGTGTTGGAATTACTTCAAGGCAGCTGGATATGTTTCAGTATAA
- a CDS encoding DUF4150 domain-containing protein codes for MADTVIRGGSVSEIAQSVGTFERLDLDPAGNIMFFPDDNMLIYHHPSGLYRGQEIQDKPLLNKLVPDNEEPPQAVWTTTPLEGIRDSSEPIVLSTTPDVAKTPRGSSTPPIPYSTSANPADDLSYTPSVRMTGMKTMVLRSDITVTKGAEQGTAKGVVSGTINDITEPRGHSATVNAEGSPIIRHFDPFYMNNKNNHGEVTFIKSTEIVTPENGDKAADTENDEDEGFFTNLWAKASDATSEAIGAIAEFDNNYGNVLTRGMGVLQAVGGAGEAVLGAAIAGAGGAATSTGIGAAPGVPAMIGGGALFVNGWDNVITGAKTAVYGDFQNTMASELAGSAASALGASPQAVETVKNSVDLASGAALLAGGLVAATRKSGKQLVETASKQADGLVDDVAKQTDEVLEEVTEETGEAAAKNADEVQKATPDNSVRVSSQPPTLRLAYEKEVKELALKAKKMRDEGYSSEEIARALNSDRRNLGIKYKDITPEPLRSEIFERNMKKYNDKWGPTIDYLRGVKEYSWEQIIEKSSKPGGRDINFNRKN; via the coding sequence ATGGCTGACACGGTAATTCGGGGTGGGAGTGTTTCTGAAATAGCACAATCAGTCGGTACATTTGAGCGACTGGACCTTGATCCTGCCGGCAATATAATGTTCTTCCCTGATGACAACATGCTTATCTATCATCATCCAAGTGGCCTTTACCGTGGGCAGGAGATACAGGACAAGCCTCTACTTAATAAACTCGTCCCCGACAATGAAGAGCCTCCTCAAGCGGTATGGACCACTACGCCGCTTGAAGGTATCCGAGACAGTTCTGAGCCAATTGTTCTGTCAACCACCCCGGATGTGGCTAAAACACCAAGAGGGTCTTCAACGCCACCTATTCCTTATAGCACTAGCGCAAATCCAGCTGATGATCTTTCCTATACACCTTCTGTGCGTATGACCGGCATGAAAACGATGGTTTTACGATCAGATATTACAGTAACGAAAGGGGCAGAGCAAGGAACAGCTAAAGGTGTTGTTTCAGGAACAATTAACGACATTACTGAACCTAGAGGGCACTCAGCTACTGTAAATGCTGAAGGTTCACCGATCATCCGCCACTTTGACCCCTTTTATATGAATAACAAGAATAATCATGGCGAAGTAACATTTATAAAAAGCACAGAGATAGTCACTCCTGAAAATGGAGATAAAGCAGCTGATACCGAGAATGATGAAGATGAAGGATTCTTCACCAATTTATGGGCCAAAGCATCTGATGCAACCTCTGAGGCCATAGGCGCGATAGCAGAATTTGATAATAACTATGGTAATGTACTGACTCGTGGCATGGGCGTTTTACAAGCTGTTGGGGGGGCCGGAGAAGCGGTTCTCGGTGCAGCTATAGCAGGGGCAGGAGGAGCAGCAACTTCAACTGGTATAGGGGCAGCCCCAGGCGTGCCTGCAATGATTGGTGGTGGTGCCTTATTTGTAAATGGCTGGGATAACGTAATTACCGGTGCAAAAACCGCAGTCTATGGTGATTTCCAAAATACAATGGCTTCCGAATTGGCTGGCAGTGCAGCATCTGCGTTGGGAGCCAGTCCTCAGGCGGTTGAAACCGTGAAAAACTCTGTCGACTTGGCAAGCGGGGCTGCTCTCCTTGCCGGAGGACTGGTTGCTGCAACTCGCAAATCAGGAAAACAACTAGTAGAAACCGCATCAAAGCAAGCGGACGGACTCGTCGACGATGTTGCAAAACAAACTGATGAAGTACTAGAGGAGGTAACTGAAGAAACTGGCGAAGCTGCAGCAAAAAATGCAGATGAGGTCCAGAAGGCAACGCCTGATAATAGTGTGAGAGTTTCAAGTCAGCCCCCCACACTTCGCCTTGCCTATGAAAAAGAAGTGAAGGAACTAGCTTTAAAAGCAAAAAAAATGCGGGATGAAGGTTATTCAAGTGAGGAAATAGCTAGAGCCCTGAACTCAGACAGGCGTAATTTAGGAATCAAGTATAAGGACATAACACCCGAACCGCTAAGAAGTGAAATATTTGAACGAAATATGAAAAAATATAATGATAAATGGGGTCCAACAATAGATTACCTTCGTGGAGTAAAGGAGTATTCTTGGGAGCAAATAATAGAGAAATCTAGCAAACCTGGTGGACGTGATATTAACTTTAATAGGAAAAACTAA
- a CDS encoding DUF2169 family type VI secretion system accessory protein, protein MELKRHFPFSGMAFRQYDPNGVLHAVVAVSAAYEVFEGRVLRLQDEQPDLLLSDIYTGSEDPPRHLIKQADFIPYKPATDVTVLARAYTPSGEADTEWFVGIKVGDREKVLRVHGPRYWTPSVDGDGWEMGKGKAIKSLPLSYYQAFGGLVPATKPLDGAHDCHDFNPLGKGIISVENSPKDKPVRAPQIEDAHIPITDWREDYVPQGFAPLAPVWRFREQYAGTYDTAWIKIQHPFLPADFDYRFYNCAHPDLTFSPHLRGGERIQIANLHPEFKQIALNLPNDILGVVATRLSGTIERKVMTLDGVHFDLLDTIPKLRLTWRISFPWGEGITGFDAGIVQQSAAVKSGRAQAYG, encoded by the coding sequence ATGGAACTTAAGAGGCACTTCCCATTCTCTGGAATGGCTTTTCGGCAATATGATCCAAATGGGGTATTACATGCTGTGGTTGCAGTTAGCGCAGCTTATGAAGTTTTTGAAGGTCGAGTATTAAGACTACAGGATGAGCAACCAGACTTACTACTATCAGATATCTATACTGGCTCGGAAGATCCTCCTCGTCATCTTATAAAACAAGCTGATTTCATACCCTATAAACCCGCAACAGATGTTACGGTCCTAGCCCGTGCATATACCCCTTCAGGTGAAGCTGATACTGAGTGGTTTGTAGGCATCAAAGTAGGAGATAGAGAGAAGGTTTTACGAGTTCATGGACCTAGGTACTGGACACCCAGTGTAGATGGGGATGGCTGGGAAATGGGCAAAGGAAAAGCAATTAAGAGTCTTCCTCTTAGCTACTACCAGGCTTTTGGTGGATTAGTTCCTGCAACCAAACCTTTAGACGGAGCACATGACTGCCATGACTTTAATCCATTGGGAAAAGGAATTATTTCTGTCGAAAATAGTCCCAAAGATAAGCCCGTGCGTGCTCCGCAAATTGAAGATGCACACATACCAATAACCGACTGGCGAGAGGACTATGTTCCACAGGGGTTTGCTCCCTTAGCTCCTGTTTGGAGGTTTCGAGAGCAATATGCCGGAACGTACGATACGGCATGGATCAAGATCCAGCACCCCTTTCTACCGGCAGATTTTGATTATCGTTTCTATAACTGTGCACACCCGGATTTGACCTTCTCTCCTCACTTGCGTGGAGGTGAACGTATTCAAATCGCAAATCTGCATCCAGAGTTCAAACAAATTGCGCTGAATCTGCCAAACGACATATTAGGAGTTGTTGCGACGAGGTTGAGTGGAACAATAGAGCGCAAAGTGATGACTTTGGATGGTGTACATTTTGATCTCTTAGATACAATTCCAAAATTACGATTAACCTGGCGTATCTCCTTCCCTTGGGGAGAGGGAATTACTGGGTTTGATGCAGGTATCGTTCAGCAATCTGCTGCAGTTAAGAGTGGAAGGGCACAGGCTTATGGCTGA